Proteins co-encoded in one Erinaceus europaeus chromosome 2, mEriEur2.1, whole genome shotgun sequence genomic window:
- the PRSS55 gene encoding serine protease 55 isoform X1: MLLLSILLLMSQAKGVHVECGERPLFEEVTQYSRIIEGTEAKRGEFPWQVSIQSRNIHYCGGSIINKWWILTAAHCVENEIIPTDLSVVMGTNDLSSSSLKVKRVSSIVLHKDFKKLSMDNDIALLLLKSPIQFNDVITPICMPRQAGPTTWHECWVTGWGQTQPKNENSMTDDLMKVPMVLMDWEECSKVFLKLTKNMLCAGYKNKSYDACQGDSGGPLVCSTENEKRWYQVGIISWGRSCGEKDTPGIYTLLENYSLWVQKVMDIEGRPFYAKQKSTPANKQKPRSSQNSQLLEPGRPRLWLLLCLLPSMLA, translated from the exons ATGCTCCTGCTGTCAATTTTGCTGCTCATGTCCCAAGCCAAGGGTGTACACGTTG AATGCGGTGAAAGACCCCTTTTCGAAGAAGTAACCCAGTATTCCAGAATCATAGAAGGGACAGAGGCAAAGCGGGGTGAGTTTCCATGGCAGGTGAGCATTCAGTCGAGGAATATACATTACTGTGGTGGCTCCATCATCAATAAGTGGTGGATCCTCACGGCTGCCCACTGCGTGGAAAATGAGATAAT CCCAACAGACCTGAGTGTTGTGATGGGAACTAATGACTTAAGCAGCTCATCCCTGAAAGTTAAGAGAGTCTCCAGCATTGTTCTTCACAAGGACTTTAAAAAACTTAGCATGGACAATGACATTGCCTTACTGCTGCTGAAGTCACCCATCCAGTTCAACGATGTGATTACCCCCATCTGCATGCCCAGGCAGGCTGGCCCCACCACATGGCATGAATGCTGGGTGACAGGATGGGGACAGACCCAACCCA AAAATGAAAACTCGATGACAGATGACCTGATGAAAGTGCCCATGGTCCTCATGGATTGGGAAGAATGTTCCAAGGTGTTTCTCAAACTCACCAAAAATATGCTGTGCGCTGGCTACAAAAACAAAAGCTACGATGCCTGCCAG GGTGACAGTGGGGGCCCCCTAGTCTGCAGCACAGAGAATGAGAAGAGGTGGTACCAGGTGGGCATCATCAGCTGGGGAAGGAGCTGCGGAGAGAAGGACACACCAGGCATCTACACCCTCCTAGAGAATTACAGCCTTTGGGTCCAGAAGGTGATGGACATAGAGGGGAGGCCCTTTTATGCAAAGCAGAAGTCAACTCCTGCCAACAAGCAGAAGCCCAGGAGCTCCCAGAACTCACAGCTCCTAGAGCCAGGCAGACCTCGACTCTGGCTCCTGCTCTGCCTTCTGCCATCCATGCTAGCCTAG
- the PRSS55 gene encoding serine protease 55 isoform X3: MQSSECGERPLFEEVTQYSRIIEGTEAKRGEFPWQVSIQSRNIHYCGGSIINKWWILTAAHCVENEIIPTDLSVVMGTNDLSSSSLKVKRVSSIVLHKDFKKLSMDNDIALLLLKSPIQFNDVITPICMPRQAGPTTWHECWVTGWGQTQPKNENSMTDDLMKVPMVLMDWEECSKVFLKLTKNMLCAGYKNKSYDACQGDSGGPLVCSTENEKRWYQVGIISWGRSCGEKDTPGIYTLLENYSLWVQKVMDIEGRPFYAKQKSTPANKQKPRSSQNSQLLEPGRPRLWLLLCLLPSMLA, from the exons ATGCAGTCCAGTG AATGCGGTGAAAGACCCCTTTTCGAAGAAGTAACCCAGTATTCCAGAATCATAGAAGGGACAGAGGCAAAGCGGGGTGAGTTTCCATGGCAGGTGAGCATTCAGTCGAGGAATATACATTACTGTGGTGGCTCCATCATCAATAAGTGGTGGATCCTCACGGCTGCCCACTGCGTGGAAAATGAGATAAT CCCAACAGACCTGAGTGTTGTGATGGGAACTAATGACTTAAGCAGCTCATCCCTGAAAGTTAAGAGAGTCTCCAGCATTGTTCTTCACAAGGACTTTAAAAAACTTAGCATGGACAATGACATTGCCTTACTGCTGCTGAAGTCACCCATCCAGTTCAACGATGTGATTACCCCCATCTGCATGCCCAGGCAGGCTGGCCCCACCACATGGCATGAATGCTGGGTGACAGGATGGGGACAGACCCAACCCA AAAATGAAAACTCGATGACAGATGACCTGATGAAAGTGCCCATGGTCCTCATGGATTGGGAAGAATGTTCCAAGGTGTTTCTCAAACTCACCAAAAATATGCTGTGCGCTGGCTACAAAAACAAAAGCTACGATGCCTGCCAG GGTGACAGTGGGGGCCCCCTAGTCTGCAGCACAGAGAATGAGAAGAGGTGGTACCAGGTGGGCATCATCAGCTGGGGAAGGAGCTGCGGAGAGAAGGACACACCAGGCATCTACACCCTCCTAGAGAATTACAGCCTTTGGGTCCAGAAGGTGATGGACATAGAGGGGAGGCCCTTTTATGCAAAGCAGAAGTCAACTCCTGCCAACAAGCAGAAGCCCAGGAGCTCCCAGAACTCACAGCTCCTAGAGCCAGGCAGACCTCGACTCTGGCTCCTGCTCTGCCTTCTGCCATCCATGCTAGCCTAG
- the PRSS55 gene encoding serine protease 55 isoform X2 gives MKAPFPAECGERPLFEEVTQYSRIIEGTEAKRGEFPWQVSIQSRNIHYCGGSIINKWWILTAAHCVENEIIPTDLSVVMGTNDLSSSSLKVKRVSSIVLHKDFKKLSMDNDIALLLLKSPIQFNDVITPICMPRQAGPTTWHECWVTGWGQTQPKNENSMTDDLMKVPMVLMDWEECSKVFLKLTKNMLCAGYKNKSYDACQGDSGGPLVCSTENEKRWYQVGIISWGRSCGEKDTPGIYTLLENYSLWVQKVMDIEGRPFYAKQKSTPANKQKPRSSQNSQLLEPGRPRLWLLLCLLPSMLA, from the exons AATGCGGTGAAAGACCCCTTTTCGAAGAAGTAACCCAGTATTCCAGAATCATAGAAGGGACAGAGGCAAAGCGGGGTGAGTTTCCATGGCAGGTGAGCATTCAGTCGAGGAATATACATTACTGTGGTGGCTCCATCATCAATAAGTGGTGGATCCTCACGGCTGCCCACTGCGTGGAAAATGAGATAAT CCCAACAGACCTGAGTGTTGTGATGGGAACTAATGACTTAAGCAGCTCATCCCTGAAAGTTAAGAGAGTCTCCAGCATTGTTCTTCACAAGGACTTTAAAAAACTTAGCATGGACAATGACATTGCCTTACTGCTGCTGAAGTCACCCATCCAGTTCAACGATGTGATTACCCCCATCTGCATGCCCAGGCAGGCTGGCCCCACCACATGGCATGAATGCTGGGTGACAGGATGGGGACAGACCCAACCCA AAAATGAAAACTCGATGACAGATGACCTGATGAAAGTGCCCATGGTCCTCATGGATTGGGAAGAATGTTCCAAGGTGTTTCTCAAACTCACCAAAAATATGCTGTGCGCTGGCTACAAAAACAAAAGCTACGATGCCTGCCAG GGTGACAGTGGGGGCCCCCTAGTCTGCAGCACAGAGAATGAGAAGAGGTGGTACCAGGTGGGCATCATCAGCTGGGGAAGGAGCTGCGGAGAGAAGGACACACCAGGCATCTACACCCTCCTAGAGAATTACAGCCTTTGGGTCCAGAAGGTGATGGACATAGAGGGGAGGCCCTTTTATGCAAAGCAGAAGTCAACTCCTGCCAACAAGCAGAAGCCCAGGAGCTCCCAGAACTCACAGCTCCTAGAGCCAGGCAGACCTCGACTCTGGCTCCTGCTCTGCCTTCTGCCATCCATGCTAGCCTAG